One stretch of Amycolatopsis tolypomycina DNA includes these proteins:
- a CDS encoding DUF402 domain-containing protein, whose protein sequence is MTLPTGSTVLRRHFEHDRLTRVWVGRTVSDDERGLALWVPDGSPSRDVIAADGRAFSEVPFAEWETTPKSFDESPWRGDALMFHPVGTGFSVWWFFGAGHEFRNWYVNLERPSERWSDDGLAGIDTTDHDLDIVVTPDRRWEWKDEDLFTEFLRYDHYWVEDADAVRAAGEAALELVRHGRFPFDGTWCDFRPAAGWEPPESLPDGWDRPRSF, encoded by the coding sequence ATGACCTTGCCGACCGGCAGCACGGTGCTGCGCAGGCATTTCGAGCACGACCGGCTGACCCGGGTGTGGGTGGGCCGGACCGTGAGTGACGACGAGCGCGGGCTCGCGCTGTGGGTTCCGGACGGCAGCCCGAGCCGTGACGTGATCGCGGCGGACGGCCGGGCCTTTTCCGAGGTCCCGTTCGCCGAGTGGGAAACCACCCCGAAATCCTTCGACGAAAGCCCTTGGAGGGGTGATGCTCTGATGTTCCACCCCGTGGGCACCGGCTTCTCCGTCTGGTGGTTCTTCGGGGCCGGCCACGAGTTCCGCAACTGGTACGTCAACCTCGAACGACCGTCCGAAAGGTGGTCGGACGACGGATTGGCCGGGATCGACACCACGGATCACGACCTCGACATCGTCGTCACTCCCGACCGCCGGTGGGAGTGGAAGGACGAGGATCTGTTCACCGAATTCCTGCGTTACGACCATTACTGGGTCGAGGACGCGGACGCGGTCCGGGCCGCCGGAGAGGCCGCCCTCGAGCTCGTCCGGCACGGCCGGTTCCCCTTCGACGGAACCTGGTGTGACTTCCGCCCCGCGGCCGGCTGGGAGCCACCGGAGTCGCTGCCCGATGGCTGGGACCGTCCCCGGTCCTTCTGA
- a CDS encoding 3-dehydroquinate synthase family protein, whose product MSGLFDPANPCLADRLGPARKVVVLAGERADITPLRRYLDELCAGDRLAGYRVLPVDFPGPRPTLAQVEHLATAAVAAGLGRKDAFVVVGHDVAGQAGLAAAALLRRHTRAVQIVGDLTAAASAVRSVERLTLGQGMSVRRKEVSILIDADRVLGGPDALSPLAATAGTTSRRLISHVEFLDGVFSRPDAGLSSWLPVHGQVLAVVDAFSPGVLADVEAFLADQRARGVISRVRTIPLTSSPSTKRRELAERLLAEADRMSLGPADLVIGVGGGAVLDLVGTVALLRGGSTPYLRIPTTLVGMIDAGIGLKVGVDAAGRKNLLGGYHPPVACLCDLAFLRTLPRQELRCGLSEAIKIAAVTDPALFSMLETHHGTLLDGPVTASTAQIVRQAIVAMQRELAANPFEEEVCRLPDFGHEFGHLLEVASGYRLRHGEAVAVGMALAGALAVESGRLAEPEYQRFLALLTGAGLPVIDPLCTPGRLWRWLREDISAHKGGAPHLVIPTAIGSGGFIHTIEELTSSMLKRACRRLSGVTS is encoded by the coding sequence GTGTCCGGACTGTTCGATCCCGCCAACCCCTGCCTCGCCGACCGGCTCGGCCCTGCGCGGAAGGTTGTCGTCCTCGCCGGTGAGCGTGCGGACATCACCCCTTTGCGGCGCTACCTCGATGAGCTCTGCGCGGGTGACCGGCTGGCCGGCTATCGGGTACTGCCGGTCGACTTTCCCGGTCCACGACCGACGTTGGCCCAGGTGGAGCACCTTGCCACCGCAGCCGTCGCCGCGGGCCTCGGCCGGAAGGACGCGTTCGTCGTCGTCGGTCACGACGTCGCCGGCCAGGCCGGTCTCGCCGCGGCGGCCCTGCTGCGCCGGCACACGCGCGCGGTCCAGATCGTCGGAGACCTGACCGCGGCCGCGTCGGCTGTGCGGTCCGTGGAACGCCTCACCCTCGGCCAAGGCATGTCAGTGCGGCGGAAGGAAGTGTCGATCCTGATCGACGCCGATCGCGTTCTCGGTGGTCCGGACGCGCTGTCCCCGCTCGCCGCCACCGCGGGGACGACCAGCCGACGGCTCATCTCCCACGTCGAATTCCTCGACGGTGTCTTCTCGCGGCCGGATGCGGGACTGTCCTCGTGGCTGCCGGTCCACGGTCAGGTGCTGGCGGTCGTCGACGCCTTCTCCCCGGGGGTTCTCGCCGACGTCGAAGCCTTTTTGGCCGACCAGCGCGCACGGGGTGTCATTTCTCGCGTGCGCACGATTCCCCTCACCAGCTCTCCTTCGACAAAACGGCGCGAACTGGCCGAACGCCTTCTCGCCGAAGCCGACCGGATGAGCCTGGGGCCCGCCGACCTCGTGATCGGTGTCGGTGGCGGCGCCGTGCTGGACCTCGTCGGAACGGTCGCGCTGTTGCGTGGAGGTAGCACTCCTTACCTGCGGATCCCGACCACGCTGGTGGGAATGATCGACGCGGGGATCGGCCTCAAGGTCGGCGTCGACGCCGCGGGCCGCAAGAACCTGCTCGGTGGCTACCACCCCCCGGTGGCCTGCCTGTGCGATCTCGCCTTCCTCCGCACCTTGCCCCGCCAGGAGCTGCGGTGCGGGCTGAGCGAGGCGATCAAGATCGCCGCCGTGACCGACCCGGCCCTGTTCTCGATGCTGGAAACCCACCACGGAACCCTGCTGGACGGCCCGGTGACGGCCTCGACAGCGCAGATCGTCCGGCAGGCGATCGTGGCCATGCAACGGGAGCTGGCGGCCAACCCGTTCGAGGAAGAGGTGTGCCGCCTGCCCGACTTCGGGCACGAATTCGGCCACCTGCTCGAAGTCGCCTCCGGCTACCGGTTGCGGCACGGTGAAGCCGTCGCCGTCGGAATGGCGCTGGCCGGGGCGCTGGCGGTCGAGAGCGGTCGGCTCGCCGAGCCGGAGTACCAGCGGTTCCTGGCCTTGCTCACCGGCGCCGGGCTGCCCGTCATCGACCCCTTGTGCACGCCCGGCCGGCTGTGGCGCTGGCTCCGCGAAGACATCAGCGCGCACAAGGGCGGCGCACCGCACCTCGTCATCCCCACGGCGATCGGCTCCGGCGGATTCATTCACACGATCGAGGAACTGACCTCGTCGATGCTGAAGCGGGCCTGCCGGCGGCTTTCCGGAGTGACCTCATGA
- a CDS encoding ROK family protein has protein sequence MSERGIVVDVGGTTTLLAMHRNGALAGPIRRFATPSPRNRQAGVDSLRAELFDRIASAAVDLRGENGDSVDDVGIAFGAAVTHRGEVLDASVLWLTPSVGFDVVAAVRSRLPWARVLVLNDVAAAAWHYRHLTRFALVTVSTGVAFKVFDGRLPVGQRVLADEDGLGGESGHTLVEPNLPGDLPAGLGAAAAAGDRQARAELERRELPWCECGAVADLCSYASGPGAVRLTTAMARRQPAAFAASALSDLVSGVPERIGTAALAEAAGVRDPFTLAALGHSTRPLATRLLQLSADLGLHRTVVVGGFAHAVGTPWFTALGSNVEEQAIAAGWFRNWAPGDWTKLVHQPPDAGLSSLAGMAAYLHQYREQVRTIVKPVGEAKVVHRLRPRAACGAGHFLLRPLFAGVCGTDLQILRGDRSGEPGIPGHECVGEVVETGMGVSGVDEGDHVVLNPNNPLDDEDKLGHNRPGVLADVLRFDAGLLHRGQVIGLDGKASPESVLLEPLAAVVRAQDLTASLRPPRRVLVVGAGTAGLLHVMLARRRGAQSVHLLTRSAASRRRAVTLGVCAPGQAVTPGPGLAAEVLAVTGGEGIDTAIIAVGGRAGPEMTALIRPLLADGAVVHLFGGFTGVSTLTIGRQAVPLGDLRSRAGHLAVTGSAGRPAVLTGSRGGLRTHFTAARELLAAWPGEETRPGTLISHVISLAAVPEVLAELAGAGTVCGEPALKVVVDFSLDDVVVRGCPAEGSR, from the coding sequence ATGAGCGAACGCGGAATCGTCGTCGACGTCGGCGGGACGACCACTCTCCTCGCGATGCACCGCAACGGTGCTCTGGCCGGGCCGATCCGCCGTTTCGCGACTCCTTCCCCGCGCAACCGCCAGGCCGGCGTCGACAGCTTGCGGGCGGAGCTGTTCGACCGGATCGCCTCGGCCGCCGTCGATCTCCGCGGCGAGAACGGCGACAGCGTCGACGATGTCGGAATCGCGTTCGGCGCGGCCGTTACCCATCGCGGCGAGGTTCTCGACGCGAGCGTGCTGTGGCTGACCCCCAGCGTGGGCTTCGACGTCGTGGCAGCCGTGCGCTCCCGCCTCCCGTGGGCGAGGGTGCTGGTCCTCAACGACGTCGCCGCCGCCGCGTGGCACTACCGCCACCTCACCCGGTTCGCGCTGGTCACCGTCAGCACCGGGGTCGCCTTCAAAGTCTTCGACGGCCGCCTCCCCGTCGGGCAGCGGGTGCTCGCCGACGAGGACGGGCTGGGCGGGGAATCCGGCCACACCTTGGTCGAGCCCAACCTGCCGGGCGACCTGCCCGCGGGTCTGGGCGCGGCCGCGGCCGCGGGCGACCGGCAGGCACGGGCCGAACTCGAACGACGGGAACTCCCGTGGTGCGAGTGCGGCGCGGTCGCGGACCTGTGCTCCTACGCCAGCGGCCCCGGCGCCGTTCGGCTCACCACGGCCATGGCACGGCGGCAACCCGCCGCCTTCGCCGCGTCGGCACTGTCGGACCTGGTGAGCGGTGTCCCCGAGCGGATCGGCACCGCGGCGCTGGCCGAGGCGGCCGGCGTCCGCGATCCCTTCACCCTGGCGGCGCTGGGCCACAGCACCCGGCCACTGGCGACCCGCCTGCTGCAGCTCAGTGCCGACCTCGGGCTGCATCGCACGGTCGTGGTCGGGGGATTCGCCCACGCGGTCGGCACGCCGTGGTTCACCGCACTCGGCAGCAACGTCGAAGAGCAGGCGATCGCCGCGGGGTGGTTCCGCAACTGGGCGCCGGGAGACTGGACGAAGCTGGTGCACCAGCCGCCGGACGCCGGCCTGTCGTCCCTCGCCGGCATGGCCGCCTACCTGCACCAGTACCGGGAGCAGGTGCGGACGATCGTCAAGCCCGTCGGGGAGGCCAAGGTCGTCCACCGGCTCCGCCCCCGGGCAGCCTGCGGAGCCGGCCATTTCCTGCTGCGCCCGCTCTTCGCCGGGGTCTGCGGGACGGACCTTCAGATCTTGCGCGGCGACCGGAGCGGTGAGCCGGGTATTCCGGGCCACGAGTGTGTCGGCGAGGTGGTCGAAACCGGAATGGGGGTCAGCGGCGTCGACGAGGGCGACCACGTCGTGCTCAACCCGAACAACCCCCTCGATGACGAAGACAAGCTCGGGCACAACCGGCCCGGCGTGCTCGCCGACGTGCTGCGGTTCGACGCGGGCCTGCTCCACCGGGGCCAGGTCATCGGCCTGGACGGCAAGGCAAGCCCGGAGAGCGTCCTGCTGGAGCCGTTGGCCGCCGTGGTCCGCGCGCAGGATCTCACCGCGTCGCTGCGGCCGCCCCGGCGGGTGCTCGTGGTGGGCGCGGGTACCGCCGGCCTGCTGCACGTCATGCTCGCCCGCCGACGCGGCGCGCAGTCGGTGCACTTGCTGACCCGGTCCGCCGCCTCCCGCCGGCGAGCCGTGACACTCGGAGTCTGCGCCCCGGGACAGGCCGTCACGCCCGGCCCCGGGCTTGCCGCCGAGGTACTGGCCGTCACCGGCGGGGAAGGCATCGACACGGCGATCATCGCGGTCGGCGGTCGCGCCGGGCCGGAAATGACCGCCCTCATCCGGCCCCTGCTGGCCGATGGGGCTGTGGTGCACCTGTTCGGCGGGTTCACCGGCGTCAGCACGCTCACCATCGGCCGCCAGGCTGTTCCGCTCGGTGATCTCAGGTCGCGAGCCGGACACCTCGCCGTGACCGGCTCGGCGGGCAGGCCTGCCGTCCTCACCGGAAGCCGCGGCGGGCTTCGGACGCACTTCACCGCGGCGCGCGAGCTCCTTGCCGCGTGGCCCGGCGAGGAGACCCGGCCGGGCACCCTGATCAGTCACGTCATCTCGCTGGCGGCGGTCCCCGAGGTCCTCGCCGAGCTCGCCGGCGCCGGAACCGTGTGCGGGGAGCCCGCACTCAAGGTCGTCGTCGACTTCTCCCTGGATGACGTGGTCGTGCGTGGCTGCCCGGCGGAGGGTTCGCGATGA
- a CDS encoding adenylyltransferase/cytidyltransferase family protein, translated as MNAATVGRQASKWAAPSRSGKIQEGAELVTGLASARASGGLVALSQGCFDLVHLGHLRHFKEAKAMAGILVVAVSADEFVSSKGPDRPLFSLAERMEFIAELECVDHVVPSRVPTAVELLRLLEPDIYIRGAEYRDTHFDDPRFVAERAVIAAYGGAVRFSGDPLVRSSTHLQQQWSPQGGRA; from the coding sequence ATGAACGCCGCCACCGTGGGCCGGCAGGCCAGCAAGTGGGCCGCACCCAGCCGATCCGGCAAGATCCAGGAAGGCGCCGAGCTCGTCACCGGACTCGCGAGCGCGCGTGCGTCTGGCGGCCTCGTCGCGCTGAGCCAAGGCTGCTTCGACCTGGTCCACCTCGGCCACCTCCGGCACTTCAAGGAAGCGAAGGCCATGGCCGGCATCCTCGTCGTGGCCGTCAGCGCCGATGAGTTCGTCAGTTCCAAGGGACCGGACCGTCCCCTGTTCTCCCTGGCCGAACGGATGGAATTCATCGCCGAGCTCGAATGTGTCGACCACGTCGTCCCCAGCCGTGTTCCCACCGCTGTCGAACTGCTGCGGCTGCTCGAACCCGACATCTACATACGCGGCGCGGAGTACCGGGACACACACTTCGACGATCCCCGTTTCGTCGCCGAACGGGCGGTCATCGCCGCTTATGGCGGTGCGGTCCGCTTTTCCGGCGACCCGCTCGTGCGCTCGTCCACCCACCTGCAACAGCAGTGGTCACCGCAGGGAGGGCGAGCATGA
- a CDS encoding TIM-barrel domain-containing protein, whose translation MPYQQPLVPPVIHVADPVDLPLRAVGENGLCQVIAAKVLRRRRDGFELTVSASTGGTLFAEVVAAGDGVIRVRLAPGQDTRGRSAPVATLVRPGTCDEALIEEFDGGLRLSAGELVAEIVLDPWQLRFFDSTGRLLTEQNGVETDISERLRILPFGRSAVAGEIVAYHETFSAQPDEHFFGLGEKFTEFDKRGQRIISWNYDAFSAESERAYKNVPFYLSTRGYGVLVDSGMATEFDLCHSTHSCVQITVPDDQLDYYLIAGEDPGRIIDRYHALTGRPEVPPKWALGTWISTGYAAKETHSGGLVDSQEQVIQVARRIRERGIPCDVIHVDTQWQRYDHWSDFQWDTGRFPDPDAMLKELAELDFQVCLWINPYISHLSPVFREADALGILMRHEDGSTFVADSWHGAQPACGIIDLTNPAAVGWFQGILRALLRQGVSSFKTDFGEGVPVDAHAANGMSGKELHNVYSLIFNDVVAEVTQEVHGHRVVWARSSFTGGQRHCGQWSGDTNATFSSMASTLRGGLSYALSGVPFWTHDAGGFTGTPSAELYVRSAQFAALSPLTRFHGTSSRLPWDFGPVAEQAVKEALELRYRLMPYLYSAAVEAGRSGQPMMRPLLMAAFGEPAAWAADLEYLLGPDLLVAPVVSAVDPARHVYLPPGRWADFWTGAVHDGGRHVEVAKPLAQIPLFVRLASVIPMAEGGLTGPAFVQWGDGVASTRLRDEHGETTVEVQRRDGTVVVRSDGPVRVDRLAFPLVAGAAEPTDVVVDGERFSVTAVAGTATAVREAR comes from the coding sequence ATGCCGTACCAGCAACCACTGGTGCCGCCGGTGATTCACGTCGCGGATCCGGTCGATCTGCCGCTCCGGGCGGTCGGCGAAAACGGGTTGTGCCAGGTAATCGCGGCGAAGGTGCTGCGGCGCCGCCGGGACGGATTCGAGCTGACGGTTTCGGCTTCGACCGGCGGGACCTTGTTCGCCGAGGTCGTGGCGGCCGGTGACGGTGTCATCCGGGTGCGCTTGGCTCCCGGACAGGACACCCGCGGCCGGTCGGCGCCGGTCGCCACGCTGGTACGGCCGGGAACTTGTGACGAGGCCCTGATCGAAGAATTCGACGGCGGGCTGAGGCTGTCGGCGGGCGAACTGGTCGCGGAGATCGTGCTCGACCCATGGCAGCTGCGTTTCTTCGACTCGACGGGGCGGTTGCTGACCGAGCAGAACGGTGTCGAGACCGACATCAGCGAACGTCTGCGGATCCTGCCTTTCGGCCGGTCTGCCGTCGCCGGTGAGATCGTCGCCTACCACGAGACCTTCTCCGCGCAGCCGGACGAGCACTTCTTCGGGCTCGGCGAGAAGTTCACCGAGTTCGACAAGCGTGGGCAGCGAATCATCAGCTGGAACTACGACGCGTTCAGTGCGGAGTCCGAACGAGCGTACAAGAACGTGCCGTTCTATCTTTCCACCCGTGGTTATGGAGTGCTGGTGGACAGCGGAATGGCGACCGAGTTCGACCTCTGTCATTCCACTCACTCGTGCGTGCAGATCACCGTCCCGGACGACCAGCTCGACTACTACCTGATCGCCGGTGAAGACCCGGGGCGGATCATCGACCGGTATCACGCGCTGACCGGACGGCCCGAGGTCCCGCCGAAGTGGGCACTGGGCACCTGGATCTCCACGGGCTACGCGGCCAAGGAGACCCACTCCGGTGGCCTGGTGGATTCGCAGGAACAGGTGATCCAGGTCGCGCGCCGGATACGGGAGCGAGGCATTCCCTGCGACGTCATCCACGTGGACACCCAGTGGCAGCGCTACGACCACTGGTCGGACTTCCAGTGGGACACCGGCCGCTTCCCTGATCCGGACGCCATGCTCAAAGAGCTGGCCGAGCTGGATTTCCAGGTGTGCCTGTGGATCAACCCCTACATCAGCCACCTGAGTCCCGTCTTCCGCGAGGCCGACGCCTTGGGCATCCTGATGCGGCACGAAGACGGGTCGACCTTCGTCGCCGACTCGTGGCACGGGGCGCAGCCGGCCTGCGGGATCATCGACCTCACCAATCCGGCCGCGGTCGGCTGGTTCCAGGGCATCCTGCGAGCGTTGCTCCGTCAGGGCGTGAGCTCGTTCAAGACCGACTTCGGCGAAGGAGTCCCGGTCGACGCACATGCTGCCAACGGCATGTCCGGCAAGGAACTGCACAACGTGTATTCCCTGATCTTCAACGACGTCGTGGCCGAGGTCACCCAGGAGGTCCACGGCCACCGGGTGGTGTGGGCGCGCTCGTCCTTCACCGGCGGGCAGCGGCATTGCGGGCAGTGGAGCGGGGACACCAACGCCACGTTCAGCTCCATGGCAAGCACACTTCGGGGTGGCCTGTCCTACGCGCTCAGCGGCGTGCCGTTCTGGACGCACGACGCCGGCGGGTTCACCGGCACCCCGTCGGCCGAGTTGTACGTGCGTTCGGCGCAGTTCGCCGCGCTCAGCCCGTTGACGCGGTTCCACGGAACGTCGAGCAGGCTTCCGTGGGATTTCGGTCCCGTCGCGGAACAGGCGGTCAAGGAGGCGCTCGAACTCCGCTACCGCCTCATGCCCTACCTGTACTCGGCGGCCGTGGAGGCGGGACGATCCGGGCAGCCGATGATGCGGCCGCTGTTGATGGCCGCCTTCGGCGAACCCGCAGCCTGGGCGGCGGACCTGGAATACCTGCTCGGGCCCGACCTGCTGGTCGCTCCGGTGGTCAGTGCCGTGGACCCGGCGCGCCACGTCTACCTGCCGCCCGGCCGGTGGGCCGACTTCTGGACCGGTGCGGTGCACGACGGCGGGCGGCACGTCGAGGTGGCCAAACCGCTGGCGCAGATCCCGTTGTTCGTACGGCTGGCGTCGGTGATCCCGATGGCGGAAGGCGGCCTCACGGGCCCGGCCTTCGTCCAGTGGGGAGACGGCGTGGCAAGCACCCGGCTCCGGGACGAGCACGGGGAGACCACGGTGGAGGTCCAGCGTCGCGACGGCACGGTGGTCGTCCGCTCCGACGGCCCGGTGCGCGTCGATCGCCTCGCGTTCCCGCTCGTGGCGGGCGCGGCCGAGCCCACGGACGTGGTCGTCGACGGCGAACGGTTCTCCGTCACGGCCGTGGCCGGGACCGCGACCGCGGTCCGGGAGGCGCGGTGA
- a CDS encoding MFS transporter has product MTAGTAVRPATGRRLVVVSGAWGAFWGTWSALLPAVAETDSATPAMLGVVLTAVPLGAIPAMALIGRLAVGREYRALFCSVAAMAVAVLALGSVTGLTALAGTLFAVGATSGAVDVCLNAATARHERETSAPHFQIVHAAFPVAVIAAAPITGLARQLGAGTHVVLVVCAVLLFLVGLPLLRTGRRPVTAGDGRPAAGGARRRTLWLLGAGLGALGGCVLVVENAVEQWSVLVLEDLRGAAPALASTAPAVYMAAMTASRVAVRKMPGLRLRRLIVIAAIGGAAGIVAGSLSPSVPVSLAGFAIAGLAFGPVVPVLLSHAGTRDSTGYLVSIASAVSYTAFLVSPVFVGTLTRWVSLPVAMASLAVMAVPLLVGAFAHGDRAEDRAPAERPESMPR; this is encoded by the coding sequence GTGACCGCCGGTACCGCGGTGCGTCCGGCGACCGGCCGTCGGCTCGTCGTCGTGAGCGGGGCGTGGGGAGCCTTCTGGGGTACGTGGTCGGCCTTGCTGCCCGCCGTGGCCGAAACGGACAGCGCCACGCCCGCCATGCTGGGCGTCGTCCTCACCGCGGTGCCCCTCGGCGCCATCCCCGCCATGGCCCTGATCGGCAGGCTCGCTGTGGGCCGCGAGTACCGGGCGTTGTTCTGCAGCGTGGCCGCGATGGCCGTCGCCGTCCTGGCGCTGGGTTCGGTGACCGGCCTGACCGCCCTCGCCGGCACGCTGTTCGCGGTCGGGGCGACCAGTGGTGCGGTGGATGTCTGCCTCAACGCGGCGACCGCCCGGCACGAGCGGGAAACGTCGGCACCGCACTTCCAGATCGTGCACGCCGCGTTCCCCGTCGCCGTCATCGCCGCCGCCCCCATCACGGGTCTCGCCCGGCAGCTCGGCGCCGGAACGCACGTCGTCCTGGTGGTCTGTGCGGTCCTGCTCTTCCTGGTGGGGCTGCCGTTGCTGCGGACCGGGCGCCGTCCGGTGACGGCCGGCGACGGCCGGCCGGCGGCGGGCGGTGCGCGGCGACGGACGCTGTGGTTGCTGGGCGCCGGGCTCGGTGCGTTGGGCGGATGTGTGCTGGTGGTGGAAAACGCGGTGGAGCAGTGGTCGGTCCTGGTGCTGGAGGACCTCCGCGGGGCGGCGCCGGCCCTGGCGAGCACAGCGCCGGCGGTGTACATGGCGGCGATGACCGCGTCCCGTGTCGCTGTCCGCAAAATGCCGGGGCTGCGTCTTCGCCGGCTGATCGTGATCGCCGCGATCGGAGGCGCCGCCGGGATCGTCGCCGGGTCGCTTTCCCCGTCCGTGCCGGTGTCGCTGGCCGGATTCGCCATCGCCGGGCTGGCGTTCGGGCCGGTCGTGCCCGTGCTGCTGAGCCACGCGGGGACGCGAGACTCGACCGGGTACCTGGTCTCGATCGCTTCTGCGGTCTCCTACACCGCGTTTCTCGTGAGCCCGGTGTTCGTCGGGACGCTCACCCGGTGGGTGTCCCTGCCCGTCGCCATGGCCAGTCTGGCGGTCATGGCGGTTCCCCTGCTGGTGGGCGCTTTCGCCCACGGCGATCGAGCCGAGGACCGGGCCCCCGCCGAGCGACCGGAGTCGATGCCCCGATGA
- a CDS encoding ParB/RepB/Spo0J family partition protein has protein sequence MTGGTDDLARVPVESVPIDSLVRADSPRLDGENDEHIRLLAESGVAFPPILVQKSTSRVIDGMHRLRAAELRREDRIDVQYYEGDDDSSFILGVRANITHGLPLSLADRAAAATRICAVRPYLSDRTIASATGLSTKTIRSIRAQSSGENSGTAARVGRDGRVRPLSTEPGRRLAAQLMAENPDASLRAISRAAGIAVATARDVRERVRAGLSPVPENQRRADRGPNRNVVPRAGEAGNGNSPETGELTILRTLARDPSLRFSERGRALLRWLVAHTADVRGWKRFVNDIPPHCEDVLARISRMNAAAWHELAGRLERQREESADPEAGRER, from the coding sequence ATGACAGGAGGCACCGATGATCTCGCGCGAGTGCCGGTGGAAAGCGTTCCGATCGACTCCCTTGTCCGGGCCGACTCACCGAGGCTGGACGGCGAGAACGACGAGCACATTCGGTTGCTGGCCGAGTCCGGTGTCGCCTTTCCTCCGATTCTCGTGCAGAAGTCGACATCGAGGGTCATCGATGGCATGCATCGGCTGCGCGCCGCCGAACTTCGCCGCGAAGATCGTATCGACGTGCAGTATTACGAAGGCGATGACGACTCTTCGTTCATCCTGGGTGTTCGTGCGAACATCACGCACGGGCTGCCGCTTTCGCTGGCCGACCGCGCCGCCGCCGCGACCCGGATCTGCGCCGTCCGGCCCTATTTGTCGGACCGTACGATCGCTTCGGCCACGGGCCTGTCGACCAAGACGATACGAAGCATCCGCGCGCAGTCGAGTGGCGAAAACTCCGGGACGGCGGCAAGAGTCGGCCGGGACGGCCGGGTCCGGCCGCTCAGCACGGAGCCGGGTCGCAGACTGGCTGCGCAGCTGATGGCGGAAAACCCGGACGCCTCCCTGCGGGCAATCTCCCGAGCCGCCGGAATAGCGGTGGCGACGGCACGGGACGTGCGTGAGCGGGTTCGTGCCGGCCTGAGCCCGGTCCCCGAGAACCAGCGTCGCGCCGACCGGGGCCCGAACCGGAACGTCGTGCCACGGGCGGGCGAAGCGGGGAACGGGAATTCGCCGGAAACAGGGGAACTCACGATTCTGCGGACGCTCGCGAGAGACCCGTCGCTCAGGTTCAGCGAAAGAGGCCGTGCGTTGTTGCGGTGGCTGGTCGCACATACCGCGGATGTGCGAGGCTGGAAGAGGTTCGTGAACGACATCCCCCCGCACTGCGAAGACGTACTGGCCAGAATTTCCCGGATGAACGCGGCGGCGTGGCACGAGCTCGCCGGCCGGCTCGAGCGGCAACGGGAAGAGAGTGCTGATCCGGAAGCCGGACGTGAGCGATGA
- a CDS encoding isopenicillin N synthase family dioxygenase, whose amino-acid sequence MVDDGFVPVIDLRGSRSGSAGQRRALAHRIGRVCETSGFFVVTGHGVPDAAVAELMAGVSSFFALPVAVKHELLSHPRDPLMRGYGRAGSLAASNGVTKRAGVLPDLSQTYTVNRLGEPEGAALLPPGTSPLVGLPNRWPDIRGFSAAFRGYYAEMERLAADLMRLFAIALDLEEHWFDDKTDKHMSNLVANYYPPQLVPPVPGQTRKGEHSDWGSLTILHRDEAAGGLQVLGRGKKWLDVPSVAGGLVINIGDLMETWTNGKWVSTVHRVVNPPRDKALTERYSIAFFHQPNFDALIECIPTCTDGANPPRYPAVRSGPYLMRKTLMSFDLE is encoded by the coding sequence ATGGTGGACGACGGCTTCGTGCCGGTGATCGATCTGCGCGGGAGCCGTTCCGGGAGCGCCGGGCAGAGAAGGGCTCTGGCGCATCGGATCGGGCGCGTGTGCGAAACGAGCGGGTTCTTCGTCGTGACCGGCCACGGGGTGCCGGACGCTGCTGTCGCCGAGCTGATGGCCGGGGTCAGCAGCTTCTTCGCGCTGCCGGTAGCGGTGAAGCACGAGCTGCTCAGCCATCCGCGGGACCCGCTGATGCGTGGCTACGGCAGGGCGGGCAGCCTCGCCGCGTCGAACGGGGTCACGAAGCGGGCGGGGGTCCTTCCCGATCTGTCCCAGACCTATACGGTCAACCGGCTCGGAGAGCCCGAGGGGGCGGCCTTACTGCCTCCGGGGACTTCGCCGCTGGTCGGGCTGCCGAACCGGTGGCCGGACATCCGGGGATTTTCCGCTGCCTTCCGGGGCTACTATGCGGAAATGGAGCGGCTGGCCGCCGACCTCATGCGGCTGTTCGCCATCGCGCTCGATCTGGAAGAACACTGGTTCGACGACAAGACGGACAAGCACATGTCCAACCTGGTTGCGAACTACTATCCACCCCAGCTGGTTCCGCCGGTGCCGGGGCAAACGCGGAAGGGCGAGCACAGCGACTGGGGAAGCCTGACGATTCTGCACCGGGACGAAGCCGCCGGCGGACTGCAGGTTCTCGGTCGCGGGAAGAAGTGGCTGGATGTGCCGTCGGTGGCCGGTGGGCTGGTGATCAACATCGGCGACCTGATGGAGACCTGGACGAACGGCAAGTGGGTCAGCACGGTGCATCGCGTCGTCAACCCGCCTCGCGACAAAGCGTTGACGGAACGCTATTCGATCGCGTTCTTCCACCAGCCGAACTTCGATGCTCTGATCGAATGCATTCCGACCTGCACGGACGGGGCGAACCCGCCTCGGTACCCGGCCGTCCGGTCCGGTCCGTATCTGATGAGAAA